A single genomic interval of uncultured Sphaerochaeta sp. harbors:
- a CDS encoding DUF2200 domain-containing protein — protein MAKHRIYSMSFGTIYPLYIAKAEKKGRTKAEVDEIISWLFGYDETTLQEALDKEKSFEDFIEESPRKNPLRSLITGKVCGVQVDTIEDPLMREIRYLDKLIDELAKGKPMEKILRSVPPT, from the coding sequence GGACCATCTATCCTTTGTATATTGCAAAAGCTGAAAAGAAAGGACGCACCAAGGCTGAGGTTGATGAGATCATCAGTTGGCTGTTTGGGTATGATGAGACGACACTGCAGGAAGCATTGGACAAAGAAAAAAGCTTCGAAGATTTTATAGAGGAAAGCCCTAGGAAAAATCCTCTAAGAAGTCTTATAACTGGTAAAGTCTGTGGTGTGCAGGTCGATACGATTGAGGACCCACTGATGCGAGAGATACGATACCTGGACAAACTCATCGATGAATTGGCCAAAGGAAAACCCATGGAGAAGATTCTTCGGAGTGTTCCCCCTACGTAA